ATCTAAAAACAAATCATGTTTAATTCAaaacatcggctatgagccatacaaatacacacaacagaaaataagaaaggcagtgcagctaacagcGCTcaaaagtttgggggggggggggtcagcattTGAAATACTATCATTCAGTTAGGTGAGACAGTCAGTCAGCCCAACCATGCTCAATCCAACTGCAACCCAAACGACAGACTGTCAACACACCAAtgctccacacttgcaccaaggTTCTGTTCCGCACTTGCACCAAAATTCCAATGATGCTGACAACAGAGACCGTGGAACCCAACAAGAACAGATCCCAGACAACCCCCACAAGTGGTGGACGACCTGAAAACCAATGTCGTTTAATCCAACAACTGACTAGCTCAGAGGCAGTATGATGGCAACACTTAAATAAACTTATGAGTGAaaatgacaaactacacacagccccAAGAACATCTGCAAGAGGACTAGATGATGCTCacgtcagtgactgtgcaataACGAGGATGAACGACGAGTCGGCGcgcacagccaacccataagcaatCGCTGGCCAGACACACATTGTCTAACAAGATGACCGACTGACagtcaaccaaagtcgtccccactgaAAAACGTGTGCCGGCAATCGTCGGGCAAGTGAtggcaatcagcaccttcctgatACTGCATGCCCCACCAGTGCTACATcgcgactgcgccaaccgaccaactgctacacataAGCACGGAAACAGCACTAAAATAATTGGGCAGTCAaaatcacaagctacacacaatatcacaaacacttggacgTAGTACGCGACCAATGGTAAAAGCAGTGACTATGCAGTGATGAGGACGAACCACAAGTTGAGACACACACATACCCAATCCATAAACCAGGGGTGGGCAATTGTTTTGGTTTGGGGGCCACATTATAGACACAGAGGTTAGCAGAGGGCCACACCTTATAAACCTTTCACTTCTAAAGCCGTATATATACTGGCGGCatatatatattccaaaatttttatgaaaatgcaagttttctttatttctagtCACATATCACACACAGAGTTGCAATTTCGGGTGTAGCAGTGAAAGTGTTAAAATACATTGATTAGTTAGCTTCACATTTCGTAAAAGTTATCATAAAAATCATTAGATGTAAATGAAACAGCCAGAAGCAAAGGGTATAAGTATACTTCTTATAGTTTGGTAAGACTAAAGTCACTTGTACCTCTTTCGTTCTGACATCCTCAAATAAGATAGTTGTgttcaatttcatttattttgctaattTAATATCATCTCCAAGTACATTAAATTTTAAAAGAAGTTTAATGCGATAATTGCATCCTATCACAATTTTGCACAATTTTTTTGAAATCAGGAGTCAGACTGCTAGTTGATATTCTCATGACAGCCTGCAAATTACTGTCTGTTAAACAGCTTCAGTATTTGCTCTTTTTGATTTTCAAGCAAGAAAAACTTTGTTCACAAATATACGTTGATCCAAATATGGAGAACATTTTGCCTGCAAATTTCTTGATAAATGGAAATTTTTCAGCTGACAAAGATTTATAAAAGTCAACTAAAGTTACAGCactaaatatttctttcagtgcgTGAACTGCCTGCAAGTCCATCAGTTCAAGGTGCAGCTCCTGTGGTGCAGTGTCAATATCATTAAATTGAGGCTCAATTTTCTTAAAATCCTGAAATCTTGTAGTAAACTCAGCCTCTAAACTCTGCAGATAATTCCTAATCTTAGCTGAAACACTTCCAGGTACTTTCTGTTTCTCTAGTAAAGGGATATGACAAAATTGGCCATCATTTGCTTGCCTTGCAAACAGAcctagttttgttttaaatgctttgGCATGTGTCCACATTTCATGAGCAAACAACCCCTTTCCCTGCAATGTCACATTCAGCTcgttcaatttttcaaaaatatcagcTGCAAACATCATCTCATATCTCCACTCTTCACAACCTAGTTTTGCAACAAAATCATGAGATATCTCCTTAGTacccagaaataaaataatttcatcctgTAATGCCCAGACTCTTTTTAATACTTTGCCCAAGCTCAACCACCTCACACTGTTATGTTACATTACATCTTCATGTTCTGCCCCAACCTCCTCAAGAAGAGATCTGAATTGTCTGTGATGGAGTGCCCTTGCTCTGATTGTgttcacaacaccaacaacagGCTCTACCACTTGCTTTAAGTCTAGTGCAGTCTTGCAGAGGTTTTCCTGatgtaaaatacaatgaaaatccaAAATATCACTGTCTGTGTCTTC
This genomic stretch from Schistocerca cancellata isolate TAMUIC-IGC-003103 chromosome 2, iqSchCanc2.1, whole genome shotgun sequence harbors:
- the LOC126155674 gene encoding general transcription factor II-I repeat domain-containing protein 2A-like → MMFAADIFEKLNELNVTLQGKGLFAHEMWTHAKAFKTKLGLFARQANDGQFCHIPLLEKQKVPGSVSAKIRNYLQSLEAEFTTRFQDFKKIEPQFNDIDTAPQELHLELMDLQAVHALKEIFSAVTLVDFYKSLSAEKFPFIKKFAGKMFSIFGSTYICEQSFSCLKIKKSKY